In Cryptomeria japonica chromosome 10, Sugi_1.0, whole genome shotgun sequence, a genomic segment contains:
- the LOC131045564 gene encoding uncharacterized protein LOC131045564: MPEERHILVARQGSQVNSSHRLTVFSDNHEQLNTTEAPQRPRDPEMRNPEILARALSRATESIQHKENMVPEKSRSRRRRRRRVSTSRSPLPADYPRAPLQDITLYMHILERTRTRSRDRMQMHGTTPRQPMIHEIPPIIPLQEMESAMSNPTSVLEDPLQETETAITNRGQETETTMANQILVLEGPSQQSQTTIANFIQLPEDSTLLNCVQLPEQEIDGLTTDPQTEQQNDAPESAVNHHGNIIIDSSLTTDVGLRFHHDYHIEEGRTSNVSMSSNQEHGRAFGTVLQSETWDEPSGRGTGGSRAQPKKKSSLKPLMKMR; encoded by the exons ATGCCAGAAGAGCGTCATATTTTGGTTGCCAGGCAGGGTTCACAAGTGAACTCGAGCCATCGGTTAACTGTTTTTTCAGACAAtcatgagcaactgaatacaactGAAGCTCCACAACGCCCCAGAGATCCAGAGATGAGGAACCCTGAAATATTGGCAAGGGCTCTATCGAGGGCAACAGAGAGCATCCAGCACAAAGAAAACATGGTTCCTGAAAAGTCAAGGAGCCGAAGACGAAGACGAAGGAGGGTGTCTACATCAAGGAGCCCTTTACCTGCAGATTATCCCCGCGCTCCTCTCCAAGACATTACACTGTACATGCAT ATTCTTGAGAGGACTAGAACGAGGTCTAGGGATAGAATGCAGATGCATGGGACAACTCCTAGACAGCCTATGATCCATGAAATACCTCCTATAATTCCTCTCCAAGAAATGGAGTCTGCCATGTCAAATCCGACATCGGTCCTGGAAGACCCTTTGCAAGAAACGGAGACTGCCATAACGAATCGAGGGCAAGAAACAGAGACCACCATGGCAAATCAAATTCTGGTTTTGGAAGGCCCTTCGCAGCAATCACAGACCACCATAGCAAATTTCATACAGCTTCCAGAAGATAGCACGCTACTAAATTGTGTGCAACTTCCTGAGCAAGAAATTGACGGACTAACAACTGACCCCCAAACTGAACAGCAAAATGATGCTCCAGAAAGTGCTGTGAATCACCATGGAAATATAATTATAGACAGCTCTCTAACAACAGACGTGGGGTTGAGATTTCATCATGATTACCATATTGAAGAAGGTAGAACAAGCAATGTTTCAATGTCATCAAATCAAGAGCATGGTAGAGCATTTGGAACTGTTTTGCAGTCTGAAACTTGGGATGAGCCTAGCGGAAGGGGCACAGGAGGCAGTCGTGCCCAACCAAAGAAAAAATCATCTTTGAAGCCATTGATGAAAATGCGTTGA